One region of Dokdonia sp. 4H-3-7-5 genomic DNA includes:
- a CDS encoding isopenicillin N synthase family dioxygenase, with translation MNNIPSVDLADFLSEDPNRKAKFVQEIGSAYEDIGFVSLKNHFLDDQLVDGLYKNVKGFFALPEDTKKKYEIEGGGGQRGYISFGKEHAKGKKEGDLKEFWHFGQEADEDANLAEAYPENIEVAELPEFNEKGMEAYRMLEKTGIYVLRALALYIGLDEFYFDHWANNGNSILRPIHYPPISEEPKGAVRAGAHGDINLITLLMGASAGGLQVLRKDGEWIDAIPNEDELVINVGDMLERHTNNKLRSTIHRVINPPKEEWGTARYSIPFFMHPRSDMKLNCLDECVNEEHPKAFEDITAGEFLHQRLVEIGLIKE, from the coding sequence ATGAATAATATACCAAGTGTAGATCTCGCAGATTTTTTAAGTGAAGATCCTAATCGTAAAGCAAAATTTGTTCAAGAAATAGGTTCTGCATATGAAGACATAGGATTTGTATCACTGAAGAATCACTTTCTAGATGACCAACTTGTAGACGGATTATATAAGAATGTGAAAGGCTTTTTTGCCCTTCCAGAAGATACTAAGAAAAAGTACGAAATAGAAGGTGGTGGTGGCCAGCGTGGTTACATTTCTTTTGGTAAAGAACATGCAAAAGGAAAGAAAGAAGGAGATTTAAAAGAATTTTGGCATTTTGGACAAGAAGCAGACGAAGACGCAAACCTTGCCGAAGCATATCCAGAAAACATTGAAGTAGCAGAATTACCTGAGTTCAATGAAAAAGGTATGGAAGCATATCGCATGCTTGAGAAGACAGGTATTTATGTACTTAGAGCGCTAGCGCTTTATATAGGTCTTGATGAATTCTATTTTGACCACTGGGCAAATAATGGAAATAGCATCTTGCGCCCTATTCATTACCCACCTATCAGTGAAGAGCCTAAAGGAGCAGTACGTGCAGGAGCACATGGAGACATTAACCTGATTACGTTATTAATGGGTGCATCTGCTGGAGGTCTTCAAGTATTACGTAAAGATGGAGAGTGGATAGACGCTATACCTAACGAAGATGAGCTTGTGATTAATGTAGGTGACATGCTGGAGCGCCATACTAATAATAAGTTACGTTCTACCATACACCGTGTGATTAATCCACCTAAAGAAGAATGGGGGACGGCTCGTTACAGCATTCCTTTCTTTATGCACCCACGATCAGATATGAAACTTAACTGTCTTGATGAGT